A window of bacterium genomic DNA:
CAACACCGTCTACTTCAGCCAGGTGGCGCGCCTGTGGGAGATGGTCGACCACATCTACGGCCGCGCCCAGCTTCCGTTCAAGATGGAGCGGCCCCACATGTTCCTCAAGGAGCTGTCGCTCCACGTGGACCGCATGAAGCGCGACCTCGAGAAGCACCGCCAGGGCCTGATCGACGCCAAGGACGCCGCCACCGAGGAGATCCGCACGAACCTGATCCAGGGTGTGCGGCTGTACCGGGAGCAGGCGGCCCAGCTGGCGGCCGACAAGAAGGACGAGTTCCTGGCGAAGCTGGAGGCGCTGCGGGGGGAACTGGACAAGGTGCGGTAGGAGGGATCCCGGCATTGCGCCCCGCCGCGGAACCGCGGCACCGCGCCGCGCGGGAGAACACCAGCACCCACGCCACCGAATGCTTCGACGCGGACCCGCTCCCGTTCCCCTCGTGGACCATTTCCTGCGATGCTGCCGTTCCGCCGACCCGCTACCGCCTGAGGACCAGCTTGCCCGACGCCGAACCGGACGGCGTCTCGACCCGGTACAGATACACGCCGCCCACGACCGGCCGGCCCGACGCGTCCCGACCGTCCCAACGAATGGCATGATCGCCGGCCGCGAGGCTCTGCCCGTTCACGAGGGTGCGCACGCGGCGACCGGCGACGTCGATGATGTCGATGTTCACGGTCATGGCGTCGCCGAGCGAGAAGGGAATGGCCGCCGCCACGTGGACCGGATTGGGAAACGCCCGACCGAGGGTCAGGCCGGGGCCGGGCCGGAAGGTGTCGGGCACGGGACTCGGGAGATCCACCAATTCGGCGATGTCCGCCGGCGAGAGTGCGCGGGAGTAGATCCGGACCTCGTCGATGTCGCCGTAGAAGATCTCCAGGACGCCGGGGACGTCCGAACCGATGCTCAGGGAGTGCGTGTCCGGCACGATGGTCGTCGGCAGGTAGGTGGACTCCATCAGGATGCCGTTGACGTAGGACTTCAGCGTGTCGGCCTCCCAGGTCGAGGCCACGTGGTACCAGACGTCCTCGAGGAAGTCGAAGGGAAGACTGCCGGACGTGTTCCAGCTGTTGAGGGACGTGCCGAGTCCGGACTGGGAGACGATGAACCGGTACTGGAAGTCGTTCGCCGCCGCGATCGACTTGGTGAGGATGGGATTGTACTGGCTGCCGACCATGCCCCAACCGTCCCGCCGGATGTAGGCGGCCATGGTGATGGCCGTGGTGGGAGCCGCAAGAGATGCCGAAGGGGCCACGTCGATGCGCGTGTTCAATCCGTTGAAATGGAAGGCGGCATCCTGAACGCCGTGCCTGTCGACGGTCAGGGTCGGGGCGTTGACGAGCGAGCCGTGGTTCCCGTTGCCGCTGGCGTCCTGGGCGTCGCCCGTGAAGGGCCAGAAACCGACCAGGCCGGTGGTGATGTCGGCAAAGGCGGCCGGCGGGGTGGCGACGACGAGAAAGATGATCATGAGAATGCGCGGCATGCGGACCTCCCTCCGCGAAACAGGATGATGGGCGTCTAGTATACCACATCGGAGGTGGGGGGGAGACGCCAGCGTGAAAAGGGCTTCGACGCAACCTCTCGGAGCCTTGGCTGGCGGCGACGAGTGGGCTCAGATGCTCACCGAAGGATCCGGCAGCGGCTTCGACGGCGGCGTCAGCGGCACCACCACCACGAAGCGCGTCCACTGGCCGGGCTCGCTGGCCACGCGCACGCTGCCGCCGAGACGGTGCAGGATGTCGTGCACGATGCTCAGGCCGAGCCCCGTGCCCTTGCCGGCGGGCTTGGTGGTGTGGAAGAGGTTGAAGATCTTCTCCTGGTCCTTCTTCGGGATGCCCACCCCGTTGTCCTGGAAGACCACCCGGACCACCTGCTCGTCGCGCGTGGTGAGGATCTCGAGCACGCCCGGCCGGCCGGGCGCCTCGCCGATGGCGTCGAGCGCGTTCTTGATCAGGTTCACGAAGACCTGCTCGAGCAGCAGCGGGTCCGAGACGAAGCGCGGCAGGTCGTGGGCGAACATGCGCCGGATC
This region includes:
- a CDS encoding T9SS type A sorting domain-containing protein — its product is MPRILMIIFLVVATPPAAFADITTGLVGFWPFTGDAQDASGNGNHGSLVNAPTLTVDRHGVQDAAFHFNGLNTRIDVAPSASLAAPTTAITMAAYIRRDGWGMVGSQYNPILTKSIAAANDFQYRFIVSQSGLGTSLNSWNTSGSLPFDFLEDVWYHVASTWEADTLKSYVNGILMESTYLPTTIVPDTHSLSIGSDVPGVLEIFYGDIDEVRIYSRALSPADIAELVDLPSPVPDTFRPGPGLTLGRAFPNPVHVAAAIPFSLGDAMTVNIDIIDVAGRRVRTLVNGQSLAAGDHAIRWDGRDASGRPVVGGVYLYRVETPSGSASGKLVLRR